Proteins from one Ascaphus truei isolate aAscTru1 chromosome 19, aAscTru1.hap1, whole genome shotgun sequence genomic window:
- the LOC142470200 gene encoding taste receptor type 2 member 8-like — protein MEHKKGLQKKQATVYPSLQRPIVNGTSLDFRSNISRNTFVKRSFMGLDAITGVCLTVLAAEAITGISTNVFIVFVNFLDWFRGQNMNTCNKILVALSISNACYSCITAVNIFTSFIWPQVYTETYVQCAVFLLTTYSIFSSSWLTACLCFFYCMKIIHFSSGLLAWLKMKITIVVPWLMLVAEVVSVSSSFLATWPFPTQYSRNTSIIFSANMTSGESMYKTWKLYTVLVINCVPFLTVMVTTVCSIGSLYLHTHRIEKDMWTFGSANLNAHRGAIQTMMYLLLVYAILYVVWFLFSFKILVTPSFSYWISLMLMFSFTPVQLPFSSIVTPN, from the coding sequence ATGGAGCACAAAAAGGGACTTCAGAAGAAACAAGCTACTGTATATCCTTCACTGCAAAGACCAATTGTGAATGGGACAAGCTTGGACTTTCGAAGCAATATCAGCAGGAACACTTTTGTAAAACGCTCATTCATGGGTCTTGACGCCATCACTGGGGTTTGTCTTACAGTACTAGCTGCTGAGGCCATTACTGGAATATCGACCAATGTTTTCATTGTGTTTGTCAATTTCCTTGATTGGTTTAGAGGGCAAAACATGAACACTTGCAATAAAATCCTAGTTGCCTTGAGCATCTCCAATGCTTGTTACTCCTGCATAACAGCTGTCAACATATTCACCTCATTCATCTGGCCACAGGTTTACACAGAGACTTATGTCCAGTGTGCTGTCTTTCTTCTCACTACATACAGCATCTTCTCCAGCTCTTGGCTCACCGCCTGTCTTTGCTTCTTCTACTGCATGAAGATCATACATTTCAGCTCTGGCCTTCTTGCTTGGCTTAAGATGAAGATTACCATTGTGGTGCCCTGGCTGATGTTGGTAGCAGAAGTGGTATCGGTTTCGAGCAGCTTCCTTGCCACATGGCCCTTTCCTACACAATACTCCAGAAACACCTCAATTATCTTCTCAGCCAACATGACCTCAGGGGAAAGTATGTACAAGACATGGAAACTGTACACTGTCCTCGTTATCAACTGTGTGCCTTTCCTGACTGTGATGGTCACTACGGTATGTTCCATTGGGTCCCTTTATCTGCACACTCATAGGATCGAGAAGGACATGTGGACATTTGGAAGTGCCAATCTGAACGCTCATCGAGGGGCTATCCAAACAATGATGTATCTCCTGCTTGTTTATGCAATTTTATATGTTGTatggtttcttttttcttttaaaatccttgtcACGCCAAGTTTTAGCTATTGGATATCTCTGATGCTGATGTTCTCGTTCACCCCAGTGCAACTGCCCTTCTCATCCATAGTAACCCCAAACTGA